A stretch of the Anaerolineae bacterium genome encodes the following:
- a CDS encoding polymer-forming cytoskeletal protein: MFRRRGAVPSEQGSPRPEPVLRVSSVLGPEVVFRGRLSGRGGVRIEGAFEGEIALDGLLVIGESGRVTCEEVRARRVMVAGLLKGNILAEKVEIRRTGRVWGDVRTVAFATEEGAFLRGKVQMEEQLSLSFQAETASQGEVPAAEEGEEAP; this comes from the coding sequence ATGTTTCGACGGCGTGGTGCTGTTCCCTCAGAGCAAGGAAGTCCCAGGCCAGAGCCCGTGTTACGGGTGAGTTCGGTGCTGGGGCCAGAAGTGGTCTTCCGTGGCCGTCTGAGCGGACGCGGCGGTGTGCGCATTGAGGGGGCCTTTGAAGGCGAGATCGCGCTGGATGGGTTACTGGTCATCGGCGAAAGCGGCCGGGTGACCTGTGAAGAAGTGCGCGCTCGCCGGGTGATGGTGGCCGGGTTGTTGAAGGGCAACATCCTGGCCGAGAAGGTCGAGATTCGCCGCACCGGCCGTGTGTGGGGGGATGTGCGCACCGTGGCCTTTGCCACCGAAGAAGGGGCGTTCTTGCGCGGCAAGGTGCAGATGGAAGAGCAGTTGTCGTTGTCCTTCCAGGCGGAGACGGCCTCGCAGGGCGAGGTGCCCGCCGCCGAGGAGGGCGAGGAAGCCCCATAG
- a CDS encoding NAD-dependent epimerase/dehydratase family protein, which translates to MNFLITGVAGFLGAALANRLVAEGHQVRGLDNLASGNPEQLSPEVVLVRGDINDRPKLWSLLQDVDCVFHLAARVSVPESVLHPREYNSVNVGGTVTLMEAMRDVQVRRVVLVSSGAVYGAQEEQPLREDMRPNPLSPYAVSKLAAEYYVRTIGALWGIETVVLRVFNAYGPGQHLPPAHPPVIPNFLYHAVHGGTLVIHGDGSQTRDYVFVDDVVEAMVAAATAPQVNREIINVGSGQETSVRQLAELILDLTGRKAEVLTNPQANGGVSRMCADLTKAREKLGYRPRFSLEEGLRLTLERDPRFQVS; encoded by the coding sequence ATGAACTTTCTCATTACCGGTGTGGCTGGCTTTTTGGGGGCCGCTCTGGCTAATCGCTTGGTGGCCGAGGGGCATCAGGTGCGCGGGTTGGACAACCTTGCTTCCGGCAACCCGGAGCAACTGTCGCCCGAAGTGGTCCTGGTGCGGGGTGACATCAACGACCGGCCCAAGTTGTGGAGCCTGTTGCAAGATGTGGACTGCGTCTTCCACCTGGCCGCCCGGGTCTCTGTGCCCGAATCGGTGCTGCACCCCAGGGAATACAACAGCGTCAACGTGGGCGGCACCGTGACCCTCATGGAGGCCATGCGTGATGTGCAGGTCCGGCGGGTGGTACTGGTTTCCTCCGGGGCGGTGTACGGCGCGCAGGAGGAGCAGCCGCTGCGCGAGGATATGCGGCCCAACCCGCTCTCCCCTTATGCCGTTTCCAAGTTGGCCGCGGAGTACTATGTGCGCACCATCGGCGCCCTGTGGGGCATCGAGACCGTGGTGTTGCGCGTGTTCAACGCTTACGGCCCCGGTCAGCATCTTCCCCCGGCTCATCCACCGGTGATCCCTAACTTCCTATACCACGCTGTGCACGGCGGCACGCTGGTCATCCACGGCGACGGGAGCCAGACGCGCGATTATGTCTTCGTGGACGATGTGGTGGAAGCCATGGTCGCCGCGGCAACCGCGCCCCAGGTCAACCGGGAAATCATCAATGTGGGGAGCGGACAAGAGACCAGCGTGCGCCAACTGGCCGAACTCATCCTCGATCTCACAGGGCGCAAAGCCGAGGTGCTGACCAACCCTCAGGCCAACGGCGGCGTGTCGCGCATGTGCGCCGACCTCACCAAGGCCCGCGAGAAACTGGGCTACCGGCCCCGTTTTTCCCTGGAGGAAGGGCTCAGGCTCACCCTGGAACGCGACCCTCGCTTCCAGGTCTCCTGA
- a CDS encoding metallophosphoesterase family protein, protein MRVLVFSDVHGNLMALEAVLEAAGPVDAYWCLGDLVGYGPDPEACVQRVRTLPNLICLLGNHDAAEVGLLDMRFFNAEARRSLQWTRQQLSPASLHFLAGLPLTHTVAERVTLVHGSPRQPLEEYLLTAHVARAAFDRLQTPWAFVGHTHQPVAFFNRWGWVQARVPKAGDTLTLEGRHVIVNPGSVGQPRDGDPRAAFAIWDTEAATWTWHRAAYDVAAVQERMAGLGLPAFHIYRLALGR, encoded by the coding sequence ATGCGCGTTTTGGTCTTTTCCGATGTGCATGGCAATTTGATGGCTTTGGAAGCCGTGCTCGAGGCGGCTGGCCCGGTGGATGCCTACTGGTGCCTGGGGGATCTGGTGGGATACGGGCCGGATCCTGAAGCCTGTGTGCAACGCGTGCGCACCTTGCCCAACCTGATTTGTCTGTTGGGCAATCACGACGCAGCGGAGGTGGGGCTGCTGGATATGAGGTTCTTCAACGCCGAGGCCCGCCGCAGCCTGCAATGGACCCGCCAGCAACTTTCGCCCGCTTCGCTGCATTTTCTGGCCGGGTTACCTTTGACCCATACGGTGGCCGAACGGGTGACCCTGGTGCATGGCAGTCCGCGCCAACCGTTGGAAGAGTATTTGCTGACCGCGCATGTGGCCCGGGCGGCTTTTGACCGTTTGCAGACGCCCTGGGCTTTTGTGGGGCATACCCATCAGCCGGTGGCCTTTTTCAACCGCTGGGGGTGGGTGCAGGCGCGGGTGCCGAAAGCGGGGGATACGCTTACCCTGGAGGGGCGCCACGTCATCGTGAATCCGGGCTCTGTGGGGCAGCCCCGCGATGGCGACCCACGCGCTGCCTTTGCCATCTGGGATACGGAGGCGGCCACCTGGACCTGGCATCGGGCGGCTTATGATGTGGCCGCCGTGCAGGAGCGCATGGCCGGGTTGGGGTTGCCCGCCTTTCATATTTATCGGCTGGCCCTGGGACGTTGA
- a CDS encoding response regulator, which translates to MAEGPKFRVLIVDDQRDLARAIRMAVAGLGEDFEALDVPSAEEALLEAQQKRIDVLIADVRLPGLRGDVMVQRIRALWPEVKVLLVTGLPRDEAQELANRLETDALFHKPFEMADLLDAVERQVGAVESVLGTPSSPFSETAQVKQRLSSLLVDTRRTLGLRSLMLVGESGYALVRAGECPEGIDEPRLITRLLAVLSAGGKVLRLWQETLRRCLHVFPIPWGMLLVVAIEARFALVAWDEQEEDQERTVRVGAALWALASQVEDVLRQWRLLPPYPALPPALEPTPAPEPEAGEAAVNEPPSEELLALLDPQEVALAPEEAEAFWDALTAEDPGVAAASADVLSFEEAKRLGLVPFSGEDESES; encoded by the coding sequence ATGGCAGAAGGTCCCAAATTTCGTGTGTTGATTGTGGACGATCAGCGTGACCTGGCGCGAGCCATCCGGATGGCAGTGGCCGGGTTGGGCGAGGATTTTGAGGCGCTGGATGTGCCCTCGGCCGAGGAGGCTTTGCTCGAGGCGCAACAGAAGCGCATCGATGTGCTGATCGCCGATGTGCGGTTGCCGGGCCTGCGGGGGGATGTCATGGTGCAGCGCATTCGGGCGTTGTGGCCCGAGGTGAAGGTGTTGCTGGTCACTGGGTTGCCCCGGGACGAGGCGCAAGAACTGGCCAACCGACTGGAGACCGATGCCCTCTTCCACAAGCCCTTTGAGATGGCCGATTTGTTGGACGCCGTGGAGCGTCAGGTGGGCGCAGTGGAGAGCGTGTTGGGCACGCCCTCCTCGCCGTTTTCCGAAACCGCTCAGGTGAAGCAGCGCCTCTCTTCTTTGCTGGTCGACACGCGCAGGACCTTGGGGCTGCGCTCCCTCATGCTGGTGGGGGAATCCGGATACGCCCTGGTGCGGGCCGGGGAGTGTCCTGAGGGAATCGATGAGCCCAGGTTGATCACCCGTTTGCTGGCCGTGCTGAGTGCGGGGGGTAAGGTTTTGCGCCTTTGGCAGGAAACCCTGAGGCGTTGCTTGCATGTTTTTCCAATACCTTGGGGGATGTTGTTGGTCGTTGCCATTGAAGCCCGATTTGCGTTGGTGGCCTGGGATGAGCAGGAAGAGGATCAGGAGCGGACGGTGAGGGTGGGGGCGGCGTTGTGGGCGTTGGCTTCCCAGGTCGAGGATGTGCTTCGTCAGTGGCGGTTGCTTCCGCCTTATCCGGCCTTGCCCCCGGCCCTTGAACCGACCCCTGCCCCCGAACCGGAAGCCGGGGAGGCCGCCGTGAACGAACCACCCTCAGAGGAGCTGTTGGCTTTGCTCGACCCCCAGGAGGTGGCCCTGGCGCCGGAAGAAGCGGAAGCCTTCTGGGACGCCCTGACGGCGGAGGACCCGGGGGTGGCGGCGGCTTCGGCGGATGTGCTTTCTTTCGAGGAAGCCAAGCGGTTAGGGTTGGTTCCTTTTTCAGGTGAAGATGAATCCGAGTCGTGA
- a CDS encoding HlyC/CorC family transporter, producing MEADLSFIDPVLWSGLLAGALLLDLWFAFWQAILGRFSLRELLVLHKDHPEESERLIAFWRQRGVLIWWSQAGLLLAHFALATLIGLGLWSYRVRWQIWPWVLALTALVVVLLEGTVGAWAERRRARWGLRVVRWAERGFRWTRPFSTVFAWLFPMRPREGFTEEMLDAMAQVTGTGDAAQDEEERHMISSVVRFETLLVREIMVPRIDMVTLSVTTTVEQALETFLRTGFSRIPVYRDTVDDIVGLLYAKDLLRVWHEGRQVASLEPLLRPAHFVPEAKRVGELLTEMQAQRIHMVIVVDEYGGVAGLVTLEDIVEEIVGEIQDEYDQAEVQLYRPVGEGEYLLQGRLDLDDFAGLMGVNLDKVDAAEEADTVGGLIYALIGKVPEGGESVLLGDVELIVEQVQGRRIALVRARRLSPPSEEEHHA from the coding sequence ATGGAAGCCGACCTTAGTTTTATCGACCCTGTTCTGTGGAGTGGTTTGCTGGCGGGGGCGTTGTTGCTCGATCTCTGGTTTGCCTTCTGGCAGGCGATTTTGGGACGGTTTTCCCTGCGGGAATTGCTGGTGCTGCACAAGGACCATCCCGAAGAAAGCGAGCGGCTGATCGCTTTTTGGCGTCAGCGCGGGGTGCTTATTTGGTGGTCTCAGGCCGGGCTTTTGCTGGCTCACTTTGCCCTCGCCACCCTGATCGGGTTGGGCCTGTGGTCTTATCGTGTGCGCTGGCAGATATGGCCCTGGGTGCTGGCGCTCACGGCCCTGGTGGTGGTTCTCCTGGAGGGGACGGTGGGCGCCTGGGCGGAGCGTCGTCGCGCCCGATGGGGGCTGCGGGTGGTGCGTTGGGCCGAGCGAGGGTTCCGTTGGACGCGGCCCTTCTCCACGGTGTTCGCCTGGCTGTTTCCCATGCGGCCGCGGGAAGGGTTTACCGAGGAAATGCTCGACGCCATGGCGCAGGTCACCGGAACGGGAGACGCTGCCCAGGACGAAGAAGAGCGCCACATGATTTCCTCGGTGGTGCGCTTTGAGACCCTGTTGGTGCGCGAAATCATGGTGCCGCGGATTGACATGGTGACCCTGTCCGTCACCACCACCGTGGAGCAAGCCTTGGAAACCTTCCTGCGTACGGGGTTTTCCCGCATCCCTGTCTATCGGGATACGGTGGATGATATCGTGGGCCTCCTGTACGCCAAGGACCTCTTGCGGGTGTGGCATGAAGGCCGCCAGGTGGCCTCGTTGGAGCCTTTGTTGCGACCGGCCCACTTCGTGCCCGAAGCCAAGCGGGTGGGCGAGTTGCTCACCGAAATGCAGGCCCAGCGCATTCACATGGTCATTGTGGTGGATGAGTACGGCGGGGTGGCCGGTCTGGTGACTTTGGAGGATATCGTCGAAGAGATCGTCGGCGAGATTCAGGACGAGTACGATCAGGCCGAGGTGCAGTTGTATCGCCCGGTGGGCGAAGGCGAATATCTGCTCCAGGGGCGTTTGGACCTGGATGATTTCGCGGGTTTGATGGGGGTGAACCTGGACAAAGTCGATGCCGCCGAGGAGGCGGACACGGTGGGAGGGCTGATCTATGCGCTCATCGGGAAGGTGCCTGAAGGTGGGGAATCCGTGCTTCTGGGTGATGTGGAATTGATCGTGGAGCAGGTCCAGGGCCGGCGGATCGCCCTGGTGCGGGCCCGACGACTTTCGCCCCCAAGCGAGGAGGAGCACCATGCTTAG
- the cdd gene encoding cytidine deaminase has protein sequence MLSPEERQRLVAAAREARECAYAPYSHYAVGAAILTASGKIYTGANVENAVYPLGLCAERVALFKAVSEGERAFRAVAVVTSSGGTPCGACRQALREFGADWDVVVADEQGEVRLETTLTVLLPASFSREDLAD, from the coding sequence ATGCTTAGCCCTGAAGAACGTCAACGACTGGTGGCGGCAGCCCGGGAGGCTCGTGAGTGTGCCTATGCCCCATACTCCCATTATGCCGTAGGGGCCGCTATCTTGACTGCCTCGGGGAAGATTTACACCGGAGCCAATGTGGAGAACGCGGTGTATCCCCTGGGGCTGTGTGCCGAACGGGTAGCGCTGTTCAAGGCGGTTTCGGAAGGAGAACGTGCGTTCCGCGCCGTAGCCGTGGTCACGAGCAGCGGCGGCACCCCGTGTGGTGCATGCCGTCAGGCCCTGCGGGAGTTTGGCGCAGACTGGGATGTGGTGGTGGCCGATGAGCAGGGCGAGGTCCGTCTGGAGACCACCTTGACCGTTTTGTTGCCCGCCTCGTTCAGTAGAGAGGATTTGGCGGACTGA
- a CDS encoding enoyl-ACP reductase, which translates to MGLLDGKTALIFGVANERSIAWGIARAIHREGARIGLSYAGPVLERRVRPLAASIGCDFVEPCDVTDDGQIATIVERARAHFGQIDILVHAIAFAERDDLVRPYYQTSRAGFLKAMEISVYSFTALAQAFQPLMRQGGAMLTMSYYGGVKVVPHYNVMGVAKAALEASVRYLAYDFGPMGIRVNAISAGPIRTLAAAGIAGFRSLYKLFADLSPLRENVTQEDVGEAAVFLCSDRAARITGEILYVDSGYNIMGVPDPEVLTNLTRKD; encoded by the coding sequence ATGGGTTTGTTAGACGGGAAAACCGCGCTGATTTTCGGCGTAGCCAACGAACGCTCCATCGCCTGGGGCATTGCCCGGGCGATACACCGGGAGGGTGCCCGCATCGGGCTGAGTTATGCCGGGCCGGTGCTGGAAAGGCGGGTCAGGCCGCTGGCGGCTTCCATCGGCTGCGATTTCGTCGAACCTTGTGATGTGACCGATGATGGGCAAATCGCCACCATCGTGGAACGGGCCAGGGCCCATTTCGGCCAGATTGACATCCTGGTGCACGCCATCGCTTTTGCCGAGCGAGACGACCTGGTCCGGCCCTACTACCAGACCAGCCGGGCAGGCTTCCTTAAGGCCATGGAGATCAGCGTGTACTCCTTCACGGCGCTGGCCCAGGCTTTTCAACCCCTGATGCGGCAGGGCGGTGCCATGCTTACCATGTCGTACTACGGGGGCGTGAAAGTGGTACCGCATTACAATGTGATGGGGGTGGCCAAGGCTGCGTTGGAGGCCTCGGTGCGCTACCTGGCGTACGATTTCGGGCCCATGGGCATCCGGGTCAACGCCATTTCGGCCGGCCCCATTCGCACCCTGGCGGCCGCCGGCATCGCCGGTTTCCGCTCTCTGTACAAACTTTTCGCCGATTTGTCCCCGCTTCGGGAGAATGTCACCCAGGAGGATGTGGGGGAGGCGGCGGTTTTCCTCTGCTCGGATCGGGCGGCCCGCATCACTGGCGAGATCCTGTATGTGGATTCCGGTTACAATATCATGGGTGTGCCGGACCCCGAGGTGTTGACCAACCTGACCCGGAAGGATTAG
- a CDS encoding DUF711 family protein: MEIRSITVFAHPGYPPRKGVFRQAGELANTLRLVYEAADIPVQTTRLATIPFPLLVKNNREARHLAQETEALAAPHGLDYLSLGPALPGNPATYTWIPEMLSATQKVFLSGVMATSEGTIHPAAIRACAEVIHAAAPLEANGFANLRFAALAGVPPHAPFFPAAYAEPRRADPGVLGFALALEAADLAVQAFRQAADIPQAQRNLTAAIEEHAGRLVRLAETVAQKRQATFFGLDFSLAPFPDEATSLGAAMERLGVPQVGLHGSLSAAAILAAAIDAARFPRVGFSGLMLPVLEDATLAHRAAQGTLSVKDLLLYSAVCGTGLDTLPLPGDATAEQLSAVLYDLATLAARLGKPLTARLMPMPGKKPGDAVMFDFPYFANSRVLALEARPLQGALLGRAPFALKARGQARRNA; this comes from the coding sequence ATGGAAATCCGCTCCATCACCGTCTTCGCCCATCCCGGTTATCCGCCGCGCAAGGGGGTCTTCCGTCAGGCCGGGGAACTGGCCAACACCCTGCGCCTGGTGTACGAGGCCGCCGACATTCCCGTGCAGACCACCCGGCTGGCGACGATTCCCTTCCCCTTGCTGGTCAAGAACAACCGGGAGGCCCGCCACCTCGCTCAGGAAACAGAGGCCCTGGCCGCACCCCATGGGTTGGACTACCTCTCCCTGGGTCCGGCCTTACCCGGAAATCCAGCCACTTACACCTGGATCCCGGAGATGCTTTCCGCGACCCAAAAGGTGTTCCTCTCCGGGGTGATGGCCACGTCCGAGGGCACCATCCACCCGGCGGCCATCCGCGCCTGCGCCGAGGTCATCCACGCCGCCGCCCCCCTGGAGGCCAACGGCTTTGCCAATCTGCGCTTCGCCGCCCTGGCCGGCGTGCCGCCCCATGCGCCTTTCTTCCCCGCCGCCTACGCCGAGCCGCGCCGCGCCGACCCGGGCGTGCTCGGCTTTGCCCTGGCGCTGGAAGCCGCCGACCTGGCAGTGCAAGCTTTCCGCCAGGCCGCCGACATCCCCCAGGCGCAACGCAACCTCACCGCGGCCATTGAAGAGCACGCCGGACGCCTGGTCCGCCTGGCCGAAACGGTGGCCCAAAAGCGTCAGGCAACTTTCTTCGGCCTGGATTTTTCGCTGGCTCCCTTCCCCGACGAGGCCACCTCCTTAGGGGCCGCCATGGAGCGCTTAGGGGTGCCTCAGGTGGGCCTGCACGGCTCGCTGAGCGCAGCAGCCATCCTGGCGGCGGCCATCGACGCCGCTCGCTTCCCCCGCGTGGGCTTCAGCGGCCTGATGCTCCCGGTGCTGGAAGACGCCACCCTGGCCCATCGCGCCGCCCAGGGCACGCTGAGCGTCAAAGATTTGCTGCTGTACTCCGCCGTGTGCGGTACCGGATTGGACACCCTGCCTCTGCCCGGCGACGCCACGGCGGAACAACTGTCCGCCGTGCTCTACGACCTGGCGACCCTGGCCGCCCGCCTGGGCAAACCCCTGACGGCCCGCCTGATGCCCATGCCCGGCAAAAAGCCCGGTGACGCCGTGATGTTCGACTTTCCCTACTTCGCCAACAGTCGCGTGTTGGCTCTGGAAGCCCGACCTCTGCAAGGAGCTTTGCTGGGAAGGGCTCCCTTTGCCCTGAAAGCGCGGGGGCAAGCCCGCCGCAACGCGTGA
- a CDS encoding transposase family protein, whose translation MFAFVDATEQPVRRSQDKESQERHYSGKKKRHTRKVQNIVNEEGLVGDVSESVPGSVHDRKWFTASGAARKMPKGVVVGGDAGYQGLQEDLSEHRVITPFKRSKHPPLNEEQKQLNQAFARSRIIVENTMGAFKHFKALAEVFRHAVALWDDVFRAVLAIVNPRIQKRIRQASAA comes from the coding sequence TTGTTTGCCTTTGTCGATGCCACAGAGCAGCCTGTAAGACGGTCACAGGATAAGGAGAGCCAGGAGCGGCATTACTCGGGAAAAAAGAAGCGGCACACGCGCAAGGTGCAGAACATTGTGAACGAAGAGGGCTTGGTGGGGGATGTCAGCGAGTCGGTACCGGGTTCGGTCCACGACCGCAAGTGGTTCACAGCGTCGGGGGCAGCGCGCAAGATGCCCAAGGGGGTGGTGGTAGGCGGCGATGCGGGCTATCAGGGGCTCCAGGAAGACCTTTCTGAACATAGGGTTATCACGCCTTTCAAGAGATCCAAACACCCTCCGCTCAACGAGGAGCAGAAACAACTCAACCAGGCTTTTGCCCGCTCCCGGATCATCGTGGAAAACACGATGGGCGCCTTCAAGCATTTCAAAGCCTTAGCGGAGGTCTTTCGCCATGCCGTAGCCCTCTGGGATGATGTGTTTCGCGCCGTGTTGGCCATCGTCAATCCGCGTATTCAGAAGCGCATCCGCCAAGCCAGCGCGGCCTGA
- the glmU gene encoding UDP-N-acetylglucosamine diphosphorylase/glucosamine-1-phosphate N-acetyltransferase, with product MSDAVMAVVLAAGKGTRMKSNLPKVLHPLLGKPMLVYAVAAAQEATGVPPVVVVGHQAGRVQQTFAETGVRFVVQDPPLGTGHAVQQAQQAAQDARWVLVTNGDMPLIRGETLRRLVEAQRAHPGPITLLTVIAEDPRGFGRVVRDEQGFVRAIVEEADATPEQKAIRELNVGAYCFDAAWLWEHLPRLPLSPKGEYYLTDLIGLAVAEGQSVQALTLEDPTEAIGVNTRVHLAEAMRVLQRRIHEHWMLAGVTLVDPERTYIESTVTLGQDTVVWPDTYLLGDTHIGEGCEIGPNTYIRDTRVGHRCKIFASVLKQAVVEDEVDIGPYGHLRKGAHLARGVHMGNFGEVKNAYLGPGTKMGHFSYIGDATIGAEVNIGAGTITCNYDGVRKHHTTIEDGVFIGSDTMLVAPVHLGKGARTGAGAVVTKDLPPFTLAVGMPARVIRRLQPPEEAADEAG from the coding sequence ATGAGCGACGCCGTGATGGCTGTGGTGTTGGCCGCGGGGAAGGGAACCCGAATGAAGTCCAACCTGCCCAAGGTGTTGCACCCCTTGCTGGGGAAGCCGATGTTGGTCTATGCCGTGGCCGCGGCGCAGGAGGCCACCGGCGTTCCTCCGGTGGTCGTGGTGGGACATCAGGCCGGGCGGGTGCAACAGACCTTTGCCGAAACCGGGGTGCGCTTTGTGGTTCAGGACCCGCCCCTGGGTACCGGACATGCGGTGCAGCAGGCCCAACAGGCGGCCCAGGACGCCCGCTGGGTGTTAGTCACCAATGGAGATATGCCCTTGATCCGTGGGGAGACCCTGCGGCGGCTGGTCGAAGCCCAGCGAGCGCACCCAGGCCCCATCACCCTGCTCACCGTCATCGCCGAAGACCCGCGCGGCTTTGGCCGGGTGGTGCGCGATGAGCAGGGCTTTGTGCGCGCCATCGTGGAGGAGGCCGACGCCACGCCGGAACAAAAGGCCATCCGCGAACTCAATGTGGGCGCCTATTGCTTTGATGCGGCCTGGCTTTGGGAACACCTGCCGCGCCTGCCGCTCTCGCCCAAAGGGGAATACTACCTGACGGACCTGATTGGGCTGGCCGTGGCCGAGGGCCAGTCGGTCCAGGCGCTGACTTTGGAGGACCCCACCGAGGCCATTGGCGTCAACACGCGGGTGCATCTGGCCGAGGCAATGCGGGTGCTCCAGCGTCGCATTCATGAGCACTGGATGCTTGCTGGCGTCACCCTCGTGGACCCGGAGCGCACCTACATCGAGAGCACGGTGACCCTGGGGCAGGATACGGTGGTCTGGCCGGATACTTACTTGCTGGGCGACACCCACATCGGGGAAGGGTGTGAAATCGGCCCCAACACCTACATCCGCGATACCCGGGTGGGGCATCGTTGCAAAATTTTTGCTTCGGTGCTGAAGCAGGCCGTGGTGGAGGACGAGGTGGACATCGGCCCCTACGGCCACCTGCGCAAAGGCGCCCATCTGGCTCGCGGAGTCCACATGGGGAACTTCGGCGAGGTGAAAAACGCCTACCTGGGGCCGGGGACCAAAATGGGCCACTTCTCCTACATTGGCGACGCCACCATCGGCGCCGAGGTGAACATCGGCGCGGGCACCATTACCTGCAACTACGATGGTGTGCGCAAACACCACACCACCATCGAAGATGGGGTGTTCATCGGCAGCGATACCATGCTGGTGGCTCCTGTGCACCTGGGCAAGGGGGCCCGTACCGGCGCGGGGGCCGTGGTCACCAAAGATTTACCTCCTTTTACCCTGGCGGTGGGGATGCCGGCGCGGGTGATCCGTCGCCTGCAGCCTCCAGAGGAAGCCGCCGATGAGGCGGGGTAG
- a CDS encoding RNA methyltransferase: MPSKDAITSPHNLLIKRLARLQRSPRARREERRFVVEGLRLLREAQAAGLRPEAVLYTPEAATRAAPLLQPWTAQGVALYETAPQALRRASATETPQGVLALFPWPALPWPPTPDFLLVLDDLRDPGNLGTILRTAWAAGVQGVLLPPGNTDPFAPKVLRSGMGAQFHLPLRRATWEEMPHLLAGLPLILAEAHAGTPYTQANFRRPLALLIGGEAHGPGPQARALASEVVHIPMPGGAESLNAAVATAVLLFEVVRQRREAARPLR, translated from the coding sequence ATGCCATCAAAAGACGCCATCACCTCCCCCCACAACCTCCTCATCAAGCGCCTGGCGCGCCTGCAACGCAGCCCCAGGGCCCGCCGGGAAGAGCGGCGCTTCGTGGTCGAAGGCCTCCGCCTGCTGCGCGAAGCCCAGGCGGCCGGGCTGCGGCCCGAGGCCGTGCTCTACACCCCTGAGGCGGCCACGCGCGCCGCGCCGTTGCTGCAACCCTGGACCGCGCAAGGTGTCGCCCTCTACGAAACCGCGCCCCAGGCCCTGCGCCGCGCCTCGGCCACCGAAACGCCCCAGGGCGTCCTGGCCCTCTTCCCTTGGCCCGCCCTGCCCTGGCCGCCAACCCCCGACTTCCTGCTCGTGTTGGACGATTTGCGCGACCCCGGCAACCTGGGCACGATTTTGCGCACGGCCTGGGCCGCCGGGGTGCAGGGCGTGCTCCTGCCGCCGGGCAACACCGACCCCTTCGCCCCCAAAGTGCTGCGCAGCGGCATGGGGGCGCAGTTTCACCTCCCCCTGCGCCGGGCGACCTGGGAGGAGATGCCTCACCTGCTGGCCGGGCTTCCCCTCATCCTGGCCGAAGCCCACGCGGGCACTCCCTACACCCAAGCCAACTTTCGCCGTCCCCTGGCCTTGCTCATCGGCGGCGAAGCCCACGGCCCTGGGCCCCAGGCGCGCGCCCTGGCCAGCGAGGTCGTGCACATCCCCATGCCTGGAGGGGCCGAATCCCTCAACGCCGCCGTGGCCACCGCAGTGCTCCTGTTCGAAGTGGTGCGCCAACGCAGGGAGGCGGCCAGGCCTCTCCGCTGA
- a CDS encoding transposase family protein: MITFENLSKRPSTFKSFTGVSVVAFEELLAQVTPLWVESERARLARPQRKRAIGGGRKPALALREQLLLTLVWLRLYLTTEALGDLFGIDKATVSRYTRRRLPVLRALARPP; the protein is encoded by the coding sequence ATGATCACTTTTGAGAATCTCAGCAAGAGGCCCAGCACTTTCAAAAGCTTCACCGGGGTAAGTGTGGTTGCGTTTGAGGAATTGTTGGCGCAGGTGACGCCGCTATGGGTGGAAAGCGAGCGGGCGCGGCTCGCCCGTCCTCAGCGGAAACGAGCCATTGGCGGCGGGAGGAAACCGGCGCTGGCCTTGCGCGAACAACTCCTGTTGACCCTGGTCTGGTTGCGGCTTTACCTGACCACAGAAGCCTTGGGGGATTTGTTTGGTATTGACAAAGCCACGGTGAGTCGGTATACCCGCAGAAGGCTGCCCGTTTTACGAGCCCTCGCGAGGCCACCTTAG
- a CDS encoding macro domain-containing protein, producing MELRRLSLSNGTVLRLVQGDITAQEVDAIVNAANAHLKHGGGVAAVIARKGGPVIQRESDAWVRQHGPVPHERPAYTSAGNLPARYVIHAVGPVWGSGDEDAKLRAAVQGSLARADELGLASIALPAISTGIFGFPKARAARVTFAAIHDYFAEHPDSGLREVRLVLYDRPTVDAFLQVWDEVMQ from the coding sequence ATGGAACTCCGCCGGCTGAGTCTGTCCAACGGCACCGTGCTGCGCCTCGTCCAGGGCGATATCACCGCCCAGGAAGTAGACGCCATCGTGAACGCGGCCAACGCCCATCTGAAACACGGAGGCGGCGTGGCCGCCGTGATCGCCCGCAAGGGCGGCCCGGTCATCCAACGGGAAAGCGACGCCTGGGTGCGCCAACACGGCCCCGTGCCCCATGAGCGACCGGCTTACACATCGGCAGGGAACCTGCCCGCCCGCTATGTCATCCACGCCGTGGGGCCGGTTTGGGGCAGCGGCGACGAAGACGCCAAACTGCGGGCCGCCGTGCAAGGTTCTCTGGCGCGCGCCGACGAACTGGGCCTGGCCTCCATCGCCCTGCCCGCCATCTCCACGGGCATCTTTGGCTTTCCCAAAGCGCGGGCCGCGCGGGTGACCTTCGCCGCCATCCACGACTATTTCGCCGAGCATCCCGACTCCGGCCTGCGCGAGGTGCGCCTGGTGCTCTACGACCGCCCCACGGTGGACGCCTTCCTCCAGGTGTGGGATGAAGTGATGCAATGA